A region of Acidithiobacillus ferridurans DNA encodes the following proteins:
- the uvrA gene encoding excinuclease ABC subunit UvrA — MEHIHIRGARTHNLKNISLTLPRDRLIVITGLSGSGKSSLAFDTLYAEGQRRYVESLSAYARQFLSLMGKPDVDAIEGLSPAIAIEQKSTSHNPRSTVGTVTEIHDYLRLLYARAGTPWCCGAPIQSQTISQMVDQLLALPEGEKLMILAPVLRDRKGSHEDIIGSLRARGLIRARVDGQLLELDEIPALDKKRKHRIEAVIDRLVLRDDSGPRLAESLETALSLAEDQAIVVLMGPQHVEERLFSAHHACPSCGRSFPPLEPRLFSFNNPAGACPRCDGLGEITFFDPDLIVPNPELSLRDGAIAAWTKRHQEHYAPLLTALAEHFHFSLDTAWQDLPFDIRDHILHGSAERITVQQGARSHRLSFEGVIGGLERRLRETQSNLIREEIMRYMGRLRCPACNGSRLREEARMVRVGPLAIQEASALSIRDALQHFTHLQLEGQEALIAERILKEIGSRLTFLVDVGLDYLSLDRSAETLSGGEAQRIRLASQIGAGLVGVMYVLDEPSIGLHQRDNDRLLGTLKHLRDLGNTVIVVEHDEDAIRAADYVVDMGPGAGTHGGEVIAQGTPEEICTNPNSLTGRYLTGDLCIAVPGRRRTNISQRWLEVQGATGNNLQSVDVRIPIGLFTCITGVSGSGKSTLINDTLYPACARVLMGSSQSPAPHRQIRGLEELDKVIAIDQSPIGRTPRSNPATYTGLFTPIRELFAATSEARTRGYNPGRFSFNVKGGRCEACEGDGVIRVEMHFLPDIYVPCDVCGGKRYKRETLDVHYKGKSIHDVLEMTVEEARAFFDPVPAIARKLQTLLDVGLGYLRLGQSATTLSGGEAQRVKLSRELSRRDTGRTLYILDEPTTGLHFHDIALLLEVLQKLADAGNTIVVIEHNLDVIKTADWVIDLGPEGGSGGGQIIATGTPDEVAHNPLSHTGHYLARHLDR; from the coding sequence ATGGAACACATCCACATCCGGGGCGCCCGCACCCACAACCTCAAGAACATTTCCCTTACCTTACCGCGCGACCGCCTCATCGTCATCACCGGGCTGTCCGGATCGGGCAAGTCGTCGCTGGCCTTCGACACCCTCTACGCCGAGGGTCAGCGCCGCTATGTGGAAAGCCTCTCGGCCTATGCCCGCCAGTTTCTCTCCCTCATGGGCAAGCCCGATGTGGATGCGATTGAGGGGCTCTCCCCGGCCATCGCCATAGAGCAGAAATCCACCTCCCATAACCCTCGCTCCACCGTCGGCACCGTCACCGAGATTCACGACTATCTGCGCCTGCTCTACGCCCGTGCGGGTACCCCCTGGTGCTGCGGCGCGCCCATTCAGAGTCAGACCATCAGCCAGATGGTCGATCAGCTTCTGGCCCTGCCCGAAGGCGAAAAGCTCATGATCCTGGCGCCGGTGCTGCGTGATCGCAAAGGCAGCCACGAGGACATCATCGGCAGCCTGCGTGCCCGTGGTCTGATCCGCGCCCGGGTGGATGGTCAACTCCTCGAACTGGACGAAATCCCCGCGCTGGACAAGAAGCGCAAGCATCGCATCGAGGCCGTCATCGACCGGCTGGTGCTGCGCGACGATAGCGGGCCGCGCCTGGCCGAATCGCTGGAAACCGCCCTCAGCCTCGCTGAAGATCAGGCCATCGTCGTTCTCATGGGGCCACAGCATGTGGAAGAGCGACTATTTTCCGCCCACCATGCCTGCCCCAGTTGCGGACGCTCCTTTCCGCCTTTGGAGCCGCGCCTGTTCTCTTTCAACAATCCCGCCGGGGCCTGTCCGCGCTGCGACGGTCTGGGCGAAATCACCTTTTTCGATCCCGACCTCATCGTCCCCAATCCGGAACTGAGCCTGCGTGATGGGGCTATCGCCGCCTGGACCAAGCGCCATCAGGAGCACTACGCGCCCCTGCTCACGGCGCTGGCCGAGCACTTTCATTTTTCCCTGGACACCGCCTGGCAGGACCTGCCTTTCGACATCCGCGACCATATCCTTCACGGCAGTGCCGAACGCATCACCGTCCAGCAAGGGGCACGCAGCCACAGGCTGAGCTTCGAGGGCGTCATCGGCGGGCTGGAACGCCGCCTGCGGGAAACCCAGTCCAACCTCATCCGCGAAGAAATCATGCGCTATATGGGCCGTCTGCGTTGCCCCGCCTGTAATGGCAGCCGCCTGCGCGAAGAGGCGCGCATGGTCAGGGTTGGCCCGCTGGCCATTCAGGAAGCCTCTGCCCTCTCCATCCGTGACGCCCTACAACACTTCACCCATCTGCAACTGGAAGGGCAGGAAGCCCTCATCGCCGAGCGCATCCTCAAGGAAATCGGCAGCCGTCTGACGTTTCTGGTGGATGTCGGCCTCGACTACCTCAGCCTCGACCGCTCCGCCGAAACGCTCTCCGGTGGTGAAGCGCAGCGCATCCGTCTCGCCTCGCAGATCGGAGCCGGGCTGGTGGGCGTGATGTACGTCCTCGACGAACCCTCCATTGGCCTGCACCAGCGCGACAATGACCGGCTCCTCGGCACCCTCAAGCATCTGCGCGATCTCGGCAATACCGTCATCGTCGTCGAACACGATGAAGACGCTATCCGCGCCGCCGATTATGTGGTGGACATGGGTCCCGGCGCCGGCACCCACGGCGGCGAAGTCATCGCCCAAGGTACACCGGAAGAAATCTGCACCAATCCCAACTCCCTCACCGGCCGCTATCTGACCGGCGATCTGTGCATCGCCGTCCCCGGACGGCGTCGCACCAATATCAGCCAGCGCTGGCTGGAAGTGCAGGGCGCCACCGGCAACAATCTCCAGTCGGTGGACGTGCGCATTCCCATCGGCCTCTTCACCTGTATCACCGGGGTCAGCGGTTCCGGTAAATCGACCCTCATCAACGACACCCTCTACCCCGCCTGCGCCCGCGTGCTCATGGGCAGCAGCCAGAGTCCTGCGCCCCACAGGCAGATACGCGGCCTGGAAGAACTGGACAAGGTCATCGCCATCGACCAGAGCCCCATCGGCCGCACCCCGCGCAGCAACCCGGCCACCTACACAGGCCTCTTCACCCCGATCCGCGAATTGTTCGCCGCGACCAGCGAAGCCCGTACCCGCGGCTACAATCCCGGCCGTTTCAGCTTCAACGTCAAGGGCGGGCGCTGTGAAGCCTGCGAGGGCGACGGCGTCATTCGGGTGGAAATGCACTTTCTGCCGGATATTTATGTACCCTGCGACGTCTGCGGCGGCAAGCGCTACAAGCGCGAGACCCTGGATGTGCATTACAAGGGCAAAAGCATCCACGACGTCCTGGAGATGACCGTGGAGGAGGCGCGGGCCTTTTTTGACCCCGTCCCCGCCATCGCCCGCAAATTGCAGACCCTGCTGGATGTGGGACTTGGTTACCTGCGTCTGGGCCAGTCGGCCACCACCCTCTCCGGCGGCGAAGCGCAGCGCGTCAAGCTCTCCCGGGAACTCTCCCGTCGCGACACCGGACGGACCCTCTACATCCTTGACGAACCCACCACCGGCCTGCACTTTCATGACATCGCCCTGCTCCTGGAGGTACTGCAGAAGCTGGCCGATGCGGGCAACACCATCGTCGTTATCGAACACAATCTGGACGTCATCAAGACGGCAGACTGGGTCATCGATCTCGGCCCCGAAGGCGGCTCGGGCGGCGGCCAGATCATCGCCACCGGCACACCGGACGAAGTGGCGCACAATCCCCTGTCCCACACCGGGCATTATCTGGCGCGACATCTCGATCGTTGA
- the murI gene encoding glutamate racemase → MRIGIFDSGIGGLSTLLSCLRYLPDAHYLFYGDSAHAPYGDKSPAQVREWTEAAYAWFIAAGVDAVVLACNTATSAAVAPLRERADVPIIGIEPAIKKALEDHPQGEILLLATAVTVSGVKLQELLGRLEGGPERVRPLACSGLAEIVETQDAQWRERASRYLQAQVRPAQQQDTRAVVLGCTHYCWIDDLIRDVLGGDIAVVDGNDGVARQLCHRLDIPTETGVMPPLPGHARISLHFTSDNDVKSHLARQLLAASGVRMDSQPDSPL, encoded by the coding sequence ATGCGCATCGGCATATTCGACTCGGGTATCGGCGGTCTCAGCACGCTGCTCAGTTGCCTGCGCTACCTGCCTGACGCGCATTATCTTTTCTATGGCGACAGCGCCCACGCGCCCTACGGCGACAAAAGCCCTGCGCAGGTGCGGGAGTGGACGGAGGCAGCCTATGCCTGGTTCATCGCCGCTGGCGTGGACGCGGTGGTGCTCGCCTGCAATACCGCCACCAGCGCCGCCGTCGCACCGTTACGCGAGCGCGCCGACGTCCCCATCATCGGCATCGAACCCGCCATCAAGAAGGCGCTCGAAGATCACCCGCAGGGCGAAATATTACTCCTGGCCACCGCCGTTACCGTCAGCGGCGTCAAACTGCAAGAACTGTTGGGTCGTCTCGAAGGCGGCCCGGAGCGGGTCCGCCCCCTCGCCTGTTCCGGCCTCGCCGAAATTGTCGAAACACAGGATGCACAGTGGCGCGAACGCGCCAGCCGCTATCTGCAAGCGCAGGTCCGGCCAGCGCAACAACAGGATACACGGGCCGTTGTCCTGGGCTGTACCCATTACTGCTGGATCGACGACCTGATACGCGATGTTCTCGGCGGCGACATTGCGGTTGTCGATGGCAATGATGGGGTGGCCCGTCAACTGTGTCACCGCCTGGACATCCCCACCGAGACGGGTGTAATGCCCCCACTACCAGGCCATGCGCGGATATCCCTGCACTTCACCAGCGACAACGACGTAAAAAGCCACCTGGCTCGCCAACTTTTGGCCGCCAGCGGGGTGCGCATGGATTCGCAGCCCGATTCGCCCCTCTGA
- a CDS encoding ROK family protein produces the protein MAEGLTIGIDVGGTNLRFGVFRGNELVDSTRSEVDLREKCRQAPDPEGAAALVTTLLTEGIADLRRHHPDIARVGIAFPGFINDDGVLLQSPNIPQLLHFDLQTAIGASCQLPVLVENDANAAGYGEFWEERQEHPELQNLLYVGLGTGVGGGWIHQSRPWRGDHGSAMEIGHIIVVPGGRRCGCGNQGCLEQYASARGVQSSYVEMTGTAPDAMVIAQMAGDGHSEAASAFRMAGGYLGQVLAHILKVTDVAVVRIGGGMSAAWDRFAPDMLQRLDADMIPALRGNVEVKRGNDDDLAGMRGAALLADQELLHN, from the coding sequence ATGGCTGAGGGCCTGACCATCGGCATCGATGTGGGCGGCACCAACCTGCGTTTCGGCGTCTTTCGCGGTAACGAACTGGTGGACTCCACCCGCAGTGAAGTGGATTTGCGCGAGAAGTGCCGCCAGGCGCCGGACCCGGAGGGCGCAGCAGCGCTGGTCACCACCCTCCTGACCGAAGGCATCGCCGACCTGCGTCGACATCATCCCGATATTGCGCGAGTCGGTATTGCTTTCCCGGGATTTATCAACGATGACGGCGTATTGCTGCAATCCCCCAACATTCCGCAACTGCTTCACTTCGATCTGCAAACCGCCATCGGCGCGTCCTGCCAACTCCCCGTCCTCGTCGAAAACGACGCCAACGCTGCGGGCTATGGTGAATTCTGGGAGGAGCGGCAGGAGCACCCGGAACTGCAAAATCTGCTCTACGTCGGCCTCGGCACGGGAGTCGGCGGCGGCTGGATTCATCAGAGCCGACCTTGGCGGGGGGACCACGGCAGCGCCATGGAAATCGGTCATATCATCGTGGTGCCCGGCGGGCGGCGCTGCGGTTGTGGCAATCAGGGCTGTCTGGAACAGTACGCCTCGGCGCGCGGGGTGCAATCCAGCTATGTGGAAATGACCGGCACAGCCCCGGACGCCATGGTCATTGCCCAGATGGCGGGCGATGGCCACAGTGAAGCCGCCAGCGCCTTTCGGATGGCTGGTGGCTATCTGGGACAGGTGCTAGCCCATATCCTCAAGGTAACCGATGTCGCGGTGGTGCGGATCGGCGGCGGCATGAGCGCCGCATGGGACCGCTTCGCCCCGGACATGCTGCAACGACTCGACGCGGATATGATTCCCGCGTTGCGCGGTAACGTCGAAGTGAAACGTGGCAATGACGACGACCTCGCCGGCATGCGCGGGGCCGCGCTGCTCGCCGATCAAGAGCTTCTCCACAACTGA
- a CDS encoding YqaE/Pmp3 family membrane protein, which yields MRLFLAIFLPFLVFFTIGRPIAGIICLILQITLIGWVPAAIWAVYALSQYKTDKKIERALGR from the coding sequence ATGCGTCTGTTTTTAGCTATTTTTCTGCCATTTCTGGTATTTTTCACCATTGGCCGCCCGATTGCGGGGATTATTTGCCTGATTTTGCAGATCACGCTGATCGGCTGGGTGCCCGCGGCCATCTGGGCGGTGTATGCGCTGAGTCAGTACAAGACGGACAAGAAAATTGAAAGGGCGTTGGGGAGGTAA
- a CDS encoding DUF445 domain-containing protein produces MTAAKPDRTRRLRLLRRWALGLLLGALALFLVAAAHDFAGPWAWVGAFAEAAMVGALADWFAVVALFRHPLGLPIPHTAILPRNKARLARRLAEFIRDHFLEAEAIVRLLRRADPATWLAQWLSDAGNSALLARQMTVLFQQGLALSDDRELRTALRAALGRQLQGMDGARWVGSILALLTEDHRHQTLLDDGIQRLRRWLDGEDTQSLLADQIGAMLERAYPTLFAWMGAVMDPATLSENLARNLVKAAHQLLQEIADDPEHPRRLAFDRWMQDAILRLQTDAAFQARVQRWQHGLITHPAAQAYVDGLLGDLRSWLETDLQRPDSRLQRQVQRLSQQLGLFLGEQPALRDALNGYLEDSARRLAPALRDGLAQHIEATIHAWPDKDMVRLLEEGVGTDLQYIRVNGTLVGGMIGIAIHALALVVPLLI; encoded by the coding sequence GTGACCGCCGCTAAACCAGATCGGACTCGAAGACTACGTTTGCTGCGCCGCTGGGCGCTGGGTTTGTTGCTGGGGGCGCTGGCGCTGTTTCTGGTGGCGGCAGCACATGACTTTGCCGGACCCTGGGCCTGGGTGGGGGCCTTTGCGGAGGCGGCCATGGTGGGCGCCTTGGCGGACTGGTTTGCGGTGGTCGCACTCTTTCGGCATCCCCTGGGATTGCCCATTCCGCACACGGCGATCCTGCCGCGGAACAAGGCGCGTCTGGCACGCCGACTGGCGGAGTTCATCCGCGATCACTTTCTGGAGGCCGAGGCCATTGTGCGCCTGTTGCGACGCGCCGATCCGGCCACCTGGCTGGCGCAGTGGCTGAGTGATGCCGGAAACAGCGCGCTGCTGGCCCGGCAGATGACGGTCTTGTTCCAACAAGGGTTGGCCCTCAGTGACGACCGCGAATTGCGCACCGCCCTGCGTGCTGCGTTGGGGCGGCAACTGCAGGGCATGGACGGTGCGCGCTGGGTGGGGAGTATTCTGGCGCTGCTGACCGAAGACCACCGCCACCAGACTCTGCTCGACGACGGCATTCAGCGCCTGCGTCGCTGGCTGGATGGTGAAGATACCCAAAGCCTGCTGGCGGATCAGATCGGGGCGATGCTCGAGCGCGCCTATCCGACCCTGTTCGCGTGGATGGGGGCCGTCATGGACCCGGCCACGCTAAGTGAGAATCTGGCCCGCAATTTGGTGAAGGCGGCGCATCAGTTGTTGCAGGAAATCGCGGATGACCCGGAGCATCCGCGCCGCCTGGCTTTTGACCGATGGATGCAGGATGCCATTCTGCGCTTGCAGACAGATGCCGCCTTCCAGGCGCGGGTGCAGCGCTGGCAGCATGGTCTGATCACTCATCCGGCGGCGCAGGCCTATGTGGATGGCCTACTCGGCGATCTGCGCTCCTGGCTGGAAACGGACCTGCAGCGCCCGGATTCCCGGTTACAGAGGCAGGTGCAGCGTCTGTCCCAGCAACTGGGCCTTTTCCTGGGCGAGCAACCGGCATTGCGGGATGCGCTCAATGGCTACCTGGAGGACAGCGCCCGTCGTTTGGCGCCTGCCCTGCGCGATGGTCTGGCCCAGCATATCGAAGCGACGATACATGCCTGGCCGGATAAGGATATGGTCCGCCTCCTGGAGGAAGGGGTGGGTACGGATCTGCAGTATATTCGCGTCAACGGGACGCTGGTGGGCGGAATGATCGGTATTGCCATTCATGCCCTGGCTCTGGTGGTGCCGTTGCTGATATAG
- a CDS encoding single-stranded DNA-binding protein has protein sequence MAGVNKVILLGHLGRDPEMRYQPSGGAIANFSIATSETFKDKEGNKQERTEWHRVVLFGRTAEIAGEYLRKGSMAYVEGRLQTRKWTDKEGQERYTTEIVGDRLQLVGARGGGGGGAASFDEEDPSRPSGGSSSAGGARKNEMPPAPAEDFDDDIPF, from the coding sequence ATGGCGGGAGTGAACAAGGTCATATTGTTGGGGCATCTGGGACGGGACCCGGAGATGCGTTATCAGCCCAGTGGCGGCGCCATTGCGAACTTCAGCATCGCGACTTCCGAGACCTTCAAGGACAAGGAAGGCAACAAGCAGGAGCGCACCGAATGGCATCGCGTCGTGCTCTTCGGACGCACCGCGGAAATCGCCGGCGAATATCTGCGCAAGGGCAGCATGGCCTATGTGGAAGGCCGCTTGCAGACGCGCAAGTGGACCGACAAGGAAGGGCAGGAGCGTTACACCACGGAGATCGTGGGAGACCGTCTGCAACTGGTGGGCGCGCGTGGGGGCGGTGGCGGCGGTGCGGCCAGCTTCGATGAGGAAGATCCGTCCCGGCCGAGTGGCGGCAGCAGCAGTGCCGGGGGCGCGAGGAAGAATGAGATGCCGCCCGCGCCAGCGGAGGATTTTGATGATGATATTCCGTTCTAG